The Cardiocondyla obscurior isolate alpha-2009 linkage group LG20, Cobs3.1, whole genome shotgun sequence DNA segment taattatcatgtAATAGACCGAAATATTAGTATTAGTCCTAAGTCTCTCTTTGAATTTTCAGGGAGCACGCCGTTAGAACAGTACACTGCAAATCGCCTCATTAATTTAGAGGAAGATCAACGGAATCAGAAACATGCAAGTGTTGATACGCATGATATCGATTCGTTAAGCGGACATTCAACGATATCCTGCGTCAACCTAAGTCTGTGGTGCACGAGACTATGTCGTGCGAAGAAAAGATACTCTGAACGTGTTTTTAAGAAACCGATGAGACGAGTTCTTCAGCGAATGAAGGCGCGAAGCAAGAAGAAGTATAAAGAGCCTGACGACACAGTGGCGGTCGCGGGTGCGTCAACCGCGCCACAGCAAGAATCGATAAGCTATCGAGATGCCCCAAAAAAATCTAGAAAAAGTCGTAAACAAGATGTGAAAATTGCCAAAAAGGACACCTCCGAGGATGCCAAAAAAgagcgaagagagaaaaggaaacgagagagagaggagagaaaaaggaaagtgACGATGAAGGAAGAGAGGatagagaggagagaaagacgTAAACGCGAGAAACAGATTCTGTATGCGGAAGAGAGTTCGGTGGCGCGTGACGATGACCTCGTCGCCGAGAATTGGGTCCAGGTGAAACCGCCGCCATCGATCGCGGATTTTACACAAACTTGCTGTTACTTGTGCGCGCAGAGCACGTTGCCGATCCAAACGGTCGTCCCCAAACCGGAGCAGTCCGACAAGAGCGTTCAAGTTTCGCCTCATAAATTTCACCCGGAGACGCTCGATAAGAGCTGCAGCCCGTTGCTGCTGGCGCGAACCGCGCGGTCGTCCGTCAAAGTGGAAACGCGGGAGGCCAGCGTACTCTGCCCCGGCACGAGCACGGTGCAACGTGCGAAAAAGCGCAAGAAGTTCGTCATATTTCCGGGATTGACGCGAACGAAGTGCCCAGCGGGACCACGTGCCGCCTGCGAGACTGACAAGCCAACGGTGGTCGTAACTGCTGGACGCAACGATAACTTGGAAAAACGTGGGCCAAGGAGGTGTTGCAGGGAGAAGAACGCCTGACACGCCGCAAACTGCAAAACTTTCCCGGATTAACTAAGGTATGATTATTAGGTggaaagaataattatatacattgtGAACCATTAACTTTCCATTATATCACTTCATTCAAACGCTCATGCATTCGCCCACGGCTACGTTAAAGCTCGTAATTACTCCCACgtttttttctcgcgagacCGCTCGTGC contains these protein-coding regions:
- the LOC139110291 gene encoding DNA ligase 1, translated to MHSVVSSDESVNVDRFAHVAHRSDYSSRYSKEQISVTKNALTKNEEHLSQSATYSSMYGLNRSTPLEQYTANRLINLEEDQRNQKHASVDTHDIDSLSGHSTISCVNLSLWCTRLCRAKKRYSERVFKKPMRRVLQRMKARSKKKYKEPDDTVAVAGASTAPQQESISYRDAPKKSRKSRKQDVKIAKKDTSEDAKKERREKRKREREERKRKVTMKEERIERRERRKREKQILYAEESSVARDDDLVAENWVQVKPPPSIADFTQTCCYLCAQSTLPIQTVVPKPEQSDKSVQVSPHKFHPETLDKSCSPLLLARTARSSVKVETREASVLCPGTSTVQRAKKRKKFVIFPGLTRTKCPAGPRAACETDKPTVVVTAGRNDNLEKRGPRRCCREKNA